In Mytilus galloprovincialis chromosome 1, xbMytGall1.hap1.1, whole genome shotgun sequence, the following are encoded in one genomic region:
- the LOC143077040 gene encoding uncharacterized protein LOC143077040 gives MTMADDAGHKAMLYFLEILMNSATPYTISQLAGRFGSRNFTPDMRQCAGGNEAGLKKFLQKYPSLFAVNGNLVSLNDGSNDLGKSNFRESSPASSNPQEVSTETEAVQYFRSKMLKKGEQWMATASLAGHLSQAPPDIRECVGPQNEFKQWILRHPLIFEIKGDMVGLKDNITYSAVNPNAEPFLEDSALTSRFNQERDQLLLQSTPKLKKRPKSLDMLEPRSPLMSPRSPAIKSAITPGSAKSGPTEMTANQYKAVMFIKGIIEKKGDMKLCSLTGHFSQAPESLRNTIGWTKQDLEKFLLSHANIFVVADDETVSVIKNARLNVFITGSRPQASPKPTVTGRKGRIYHVAKLWGIIDLGRHEHVFIDRSIFGKHIDDLNKLLHVGEMCCFDAIPAPKGSRARWRAIKVWKEHESIEDLIEKVATQLQLPLDGIPFKEPPSPLTNIDEEMRQIIPELNDSTIACTPVSVGGVNYAFGDAAPSGAGIVPVWNFKHAELAGLRDVDDLDLSDEGESPSLSMVAERYYMNRSVLGDSPRDDEDESTTKANNGTVNGEVGQEGKSENTQKKTSEMGCQTIVTGEVLATQLFHEEF, from the exons ATGACCATGGCTGACGATGCAGGACACAAAGCCATGTTGTATTTCTTGGAGATATTGATGAATAGCGCAACACCCTATACCATCAGTCAGTTAGCAGGGCGCTTTGGAAGTCGTAACTTTACACCAGACATGCGACAATGTGCAGGTGGGAATGAAGCTGGTTTAAAGAAATTCCTACAAAAATATCCATCTTTATTTGCAGTGAATGGAAATTTA GTTAGTTTGAATGACGGAAGTAACGATCTTGGAAAGTCTAATTTTCGAGAAAGCAGCCCTGCATCATCAAATCCCCAAGAAGTATCTACTGAAACTGAAGCAGTTCAGTATTTTCGCAGCAAAATGCTCAAAAAAGGAGAACAATGGATGGCAACAGCAAGTCTAGCTGGACATTTATCACAAGCTCCTCCAGATATCAGAGAATGTGTTGGCCCACAGAATGAGTTTAAACAGTGGATACTTAGGCATCCACTGATATTTGAAATTAAAGGTGACATGGTTGGCCTAAAAGACAATATAACATACAGTGCTGTGAATCCTAATGCCGAACCATTTCTTGAAGACAGTGCCTTAACCTCTCGTTTTAACCAAGAAAGAGATCAATTATTATTACAGAGTACACCTAAATTAAAGAAAAGGCCTAAATCTTTAGATATGTTGGAACCTAGGTCCCCACTGATGTCACCAAGATCACCTGCCATAAAAAGTGCAATTACCCCAGGTAGTGCAAAATCCGGCCCAACAGAAATGACAGCAAACCAGTACAAGGCTGTCATGTTTATTAAAGGCATAATAGAAAAGAAAGGTGATATGAAATTATGCAGTTTAACTGGACATTTTAGTCAAGCTCCTGAAAGTTTAAGAAATACAATTGGATGGACAAAACAAGATTTAGAAAAATTTCTTCTGTCACatgcaaatatatttgttgtAGCAGATGATGAGACAGTTTCTGTAATTAAAAATGCTCGTCTAAATGTTTTCATCACAGGCAGCAGACCACAAGCAAGTCCAAAACCAACTGTTACTGGAAGGAAAGGCCGTATTTATCATGTTGCAAAACTCTGGGGTATCATTGATCTTGGCCGTCATGAACATGTATTCATCGATCGGTCAATATTTGGGAAACACATCGATGATTTGAACAAATTGCTGCACGTTGGAGAAATGTGCTGCTTTGATGCAATTCCTGCTCCTAAAGGCAGTCGTGCAAGATGGCGAGCAATAAAAGTATGGAAAGAGCATGAATCCATCGAGGACTTGATTGAAAAGGTAGCTACACAATTACAGTTGCCATTGGATGGTATACCATTTAAAGAGCCTCCAAGTCCCCTCACAAACATTGATGAAGAGATGCGACAAATAATTCCCGAACTGAATGACAGTACTATTGCATGCACCCCAGTCAGTGTTGGAGGTGTCAACTATGCTTTTGGCGATGCAGCACCAAGTGGAGCAGGAATCGTTCCAGTCTGGAATTTCAAACATGCTGAATTGGCAGGTCTTAGAGATGTTGATGATTTAGATCTAAGTGATGAGGGAGAATCTCCAAGTTTATCCATGGTAGCAGAGCGTTATTACATGAACCGTTCAGTACTAGGAGACAGTCCCCGAGATGATGAGGATGAAAGCACAACTAAGGCAAATAATGGTACAGTAAATGGTGAAGTTGGACAGGAGGGAAAATCAGAAAATACTCAGAAGAAAACATCAGAAATGGGATGTCAAACTATTGTTACAGGGGAGGTTCTAGCAACTCAGCTATTTCATGAAGAATTTTAA